The Deinococcus budaensis genome includes a window with the following:
- a CDS encoding ABC transporter permease subunit encodes MIQFALRRLLSTLPTLLVVTVLVFTMVRLLPGDPARLLLGEEATPQALAELRRSLGLDQPLPVQYGQWLLDALRFDFGTSVKDNASVAALIADKLPTTAELAVLSMLLALVIALPAGLLSALNPGGLTNRVVTLLSLAGISIPNFFLGILLIYVFSVQLAWIPASGYVSFAEDPLRNLSLMILPAITLGTASAAVLTRYLHASMTEALTQDYVRTARAKGVTHSRVLIKHGLRNALIPVITAFGLQLGGLLGGAVITEQIFSVPGFGRLLVDAVFTRDLPVIQGMVLTSALAVFAVSFLVDLTYAAVDPRIRYQ; translated from the coding sequence GTGATCCAGTTCGCGCTGCGCCGCCTGCTTTCGACCCTTCCGACCCTCCTGGTGGTCACCGTTCTGGTGTTCACCATGGTTCGTCTTCTACCCGGTGATCCCGCGCGGCTCTTGCTGGGCGAGGAAGCGACGCCGCAGGCCCTGGCCGAACTGCGCCGCAGCCTGGGCCTCGACCAGCCCCTGCCGGTGCAATACGGCCAGTGGCTGCTTGACGCCCTGCGGTTCGATTTCGGGACCAGCGTCAAGGACAACGCCAGCGTCGCGGCCCTGATCGCGGACAAGCTGCCGACCACCGCTGAACTCGCCGTGCTATCCATGCTGCTGGCGCTGGTGATCGCGCTGCCTGCCGGACTGCTCAGCGCCCTGAACCCCGGGGGGCTGACCAACCGGGTGGTGACGCTGCTCTCGCTGGCGGGGATCAGCATTCCCAACTTCTTCCTGGGGATTTTGCTGATCTACGTGTTCAGCGTTCAGCTCGCGTGGATTCCGGCCAGCGGGTACGTGTCTTTTGCCGAGGACCCGCTGCGCAACCTCTCGCTGATGATCCTCCCCGCGATCACGCTGGGGACCGCGTCGGCGGCGGTGCTCACCCGCTATCTGCACGCCAGCATGACCGAGGCCCTGACCCAGGACTACGTGCGGACTGCCCGGGCCAAGGGCGTGACCCACTCGCGCGTGCTGATCAAGCATGGGCTGCGTAACGCCCTGATTCCGGTCATCACGGCCTTCGGCCTGCAACTCGGCGGGCTGCTGGGGGGCGCGGTCATCACCGAGCAGATCTTCAGCGTGCCGGGCTTCGGGCGGCTGCTGGTGGACGCGGTGTTCACCCGCGACCTGCCGGTCATCCAGGGCATGGTGCTCACCTCCGCGCTCGCGGTGTTCGCCGTGAGCTTTCTCGTCGATCTTACGTATGCGGCGGTCGATCCGCGCATCCGGTACCAGTGA
- a CDS encoding tetratricopeptide repeat protein, translating to MTNSSSSSTKNSEAQALERLRQDSDALNREARALVPDHPQAAWDRAAGILGQVQAPGYTLGVAEALHTQALAALALGDPERGDLLAEQAARAYLQVPHAALYGEALLLRLRCAEQLERFDLALPLCEEVIRLSGHMAMDSVLVQVLDLQAMVQFRQGNFVEAASTLERLAELRLRLGDREGHAKALNNLGLVHEGLGHFMQALDSFLRCLEFLRNHEVSLNSLLSMCLVNVGKVYRELGNLTEAEASLRAGIEVGERTGTFLSMAAGHNELGIVYRERGEYRGALDAFLHALTITRAHGLRHEEAGTLDALGQVQSALGQDDLARATLHEARELARSLDDKPVLASTLIHLGALHAGRGEHEAAAGHLREALTLTAGSMPREALLAREQLAASLRVLGDLEDALVHQEQVIRGQRELFREDSDRRLRHLTDQLELEKARHQSEMYRQLNDVALRAKEDAEAQVRARTEELEQAQLETVTRLGVAAEYRDDRTALHTHRVGNLAGRLAQAFGLPARDVHLIRLAARLHDVGKIGVPDAVLLKQEKFTPEDHAVMRHHTTIGARVLQGGRSELLRLAEQIALTHHERWDGSGYPQGLAGEQIPLVGRIVAVVDVWDALTTQRPYKAAWPPEDALAELQAQAGKHFDPDIVGAFAELLRRGEHETFPEEQPRPAADPGGAPEEAGGEPVLTDAERQAQALIDAMLDQAWDLRSQDPEALRERTQAALTLAQQHGYARGTGFGFRNLAFAHFHMQELSQALDLLGQALEIGERLPDLPLQRDSLNILSWVHASLHSTEKAVACCLKAIELSRKLRDLSGEAKMLGNLALLYKNLEDFGKAAEYFQEALGMHLREGSADGELLCRYNLSDLHLETGQLQAAVDEGRQAVALARQQGNFMLDIVSTSTLARAMDEQGAWEEALKLYTDAWHRVSPVAERYPEVAVWAALYFGRGLLRNGGGQGAQPLLEEARILAERYGIKRAAAEAHRDLAAAYQGAADPVQATEHLKTAYALDLEIYRQENSQRTAALMVEHQAERARAEAEAYRIRTLELAGTNAELEKANREKTALLAALQEQSKRLERQLREDGLTGVYNRRHIEERLLQAFEQHRQTGHPLALLMVDLDHFKQINDRFSHPVGDEVLRRAARLFQDLCRPGNLVGRYGGEEFLVVLPHATPQQAADMAERLRLAVRHHPWSELAPDLEVTLSIGVCARTDVRDHEKMIALADEKLYEAKAAGRDRVAASP from the coding sequence ATGACGAACAGCAGCAGCAGCAGCACGAAGAACTCGGAGGCACAAGCCCTGGAGCGGTTGCGCCAAGACAGTGACGCGCTCAACCGGGAGGCCCGGGCACTGGTGCCGGACCATCCTCAAGCCGCTTGGGACCGGGCGGCGGGGATTCTGGGCCAGGTGCAGGCGCCCGGGTATACCCTGGGCGTGGCCGAGGCGCTGCACACCCAGGCCCTGGCGGCGCTGGCGCTGGGTGATCCGGAACGGGGCGACCTGCTCGCCGAGCAGGCCGCCCGGGCTTATCTGCAAGTCCCGCACGCCGCGCTGTACGGCGAGGCGCTGCTGCTGCGGCTGCGCTGTGCCGAGCAGCTCGAACGCTTCGACCTCGCACTGCCGCTGTGCGAGGAAGTGATTCGTCTCAGCGGGCATATGGCCATGGACAGCGTGCTGGTGCAGGTCTTGGACCTTCAGGCCATGGTGCAGTTTCGCCAGGGGAACTTCGTGGAGGCCGCTTCGACCCTGGAGCGGCTCGCCGAGTTGCGCCTGCGCCTGGGGGACCGCGAGGGCCATGCCAAAGCCCTCAACAACCTGGGCCTGGTGCACGAGGGCCTGGGGCACTTCATGCAGGCCCTTGACTCGTTCCTGCGCTGCTTGGAGTTCCTGCGCAACCATGAGGTATCGCTCAACAGCCTCCTGAGCATGTGCCTGGTCAATGTGGGCAAGGTCTACCGCGAGCTGGGAAACCTGACCGAGGCCGAGGCGTCCCTGCGGGCCGGCATCGAGGTGGGGGAACGCACCGGCACGTTTCTGAGCATGGCGGCCGGCCACAACGAACTGGGGATCGTGTACCGCGAGCGTGGGGAGTACCGCGGCGCCCTGGACGCGTTCCTGCACGCCCTGACCATCACCCGTGCCCATGGCCTGCGGCACGAGGAGGCCGGTACCCTGGATGCGCTGGGACAAGTCCAGTCCGCCCTGGGGCAAGACGACCTGGCCCGCGCCACCTTGCACGAGGCGCGGGAGCTGGCCCGGAGCCTCGACGACAAGCCTGTCTTGGCCAGCACCCTCATCCACCTGGGTGCGCTGCATGCTGGGCGCGGCGAGCATGAGGCCGCTGCCGGGCACCTGCGGGAAGCGCTGACCCTGACTGCGGGGTCCATGCCCCGCGAGGCCCTGCTGGCCCGCGAACAGCTCGCGGCCAGCCTGCGGGTCCTGGGGGACCTGGAGGACGCCCTGGTTCACCAAGAGCAAGTGATTCGGGGGCAGCGTGAGCTGTTCCGGGAGGACAGTGACCGCCGCTTGCGGCACCTGACCGATCAGCTCGAATTGGAAAAGGCCCGGCACCAGTCGGAGATGTACCGCCAGCTCAACGACGTGGCCCTGCGCGCCAAGGAGGACGCGGAGGCGCAGGTGCGGGCACGCACCGAGGAATTGGAACAGGCACAACTCGAGACCGTGACCCGGCTGGGCGTCGCAGCCGAGTACCGCGACGACCGCACCGCCCTGCACACCCACCGGGTGGGCAACCTCGCCGGACGCTTGGCCCAGGCTTTCGGCCTGCCGGCCCGGGACGTCCACCTGATTCGCCTCGCCGCGCGGCTCCACGACGTGGGCAAGATCGGCGTCCCCGACGCCGTGCTGCTCAAGCAGGAGAAGTTCACGCCCGAGGACCATGCGGTGATGCGGCACCACACCACCATTGGCGCGCGCGTGCTGCAGGGTGGACGCTCGGAACTGCTGCGTCTGGCCGAGCAGATTGCGCTGACCCACCACGAGCGCTGGGACGGCAGCGGCTATCCCCAGGGCCTGGCTGGGGAACAGATTCCCCTGGTTGGCCGGATCGTCGCCGTCGTGGACGTCTGGGACGCCCTGACCACCCAACGTCCGTACAAGGCGGCGTGGCCCCCCGAGGACGCGCTCGCCGAGTTGCAGGCGCAAGCTGGAAAGCACTTTGACCCGGACATTGTGGGGGCCTTTGCCGAGCTGCTGCGCCGGGGCGAGCACGAGACGTTCCCGGAAGAGCAGCCGCGCCCGGCGGCGGACCCCGGGGGAGCCCCCGAAGAGGCGGGAGGGGAACCGGTGCTGACGGACGCCGAGCGTCAGGCCCAGGCCCTGATCGACGCCATGCTGGACCAGGCGTGGGACTTGCGGTCCCAGGATCCCGAGGCGCTGCGGGAACGGACCCAGGCGGCCCTGACGCTGGCGCAGCAGCACGGGTACGCCCGCGGCACCGGGTTCGGGTTCAGGAATCTGGCCTTCGCGCATTTTCACATGCAGGAGCTTTCACAGGCCCTGGACCTGCTGGGTCAGGCGCTGGAGATCGGTGAGCGGTTGCCTGACCTCCCACTGCAGCGTGACAGCCTCAACATCCTGAGCTGGGTTCACGCCAGCCTGCACTCCACGGAAAAGGCCGTCGCCTGCTGCCTCAAGGCCATTGAGCTGTCCAGAAAGCTGCGGGATCTGAGCGGCGAAGCGAAGATGCTGGGAAACCTGGCGCTCCTCTACAAAAATCTGGAGGACTTCGGCAAGGCTGCCGAATACTTTCAAGAAGCGCTGGGCATGCACCTGAGGGAGGGCAGCGCGGACGGCGAGCTGCTGTGCCGGTACAACCTTTCAGATCTCCATCTGGAAACAGGGCAGCTGCAAGCGGCGGTTGACGAAGGTCGGCAGGCCGTGGCGCTGGCAAGGCAACAAGGCAACTTCATGCTCGACATCGTGTCGACCTCCACCCTGGCCCGGGCCATGGATGAACAGGGGGCTTGGGAAGAAGCCCTGAAGCTGTACACAGACGCGTGGCACCGGGTCTCCCCGGTTGCCGAGCGGTACCCGGAAGTGGCGGTGTGGGCAGCGCTGTATTTTGGCCGGGGCCTGCTGCGTAACGGCGGGGGTCAGGGGGCACAGCCACTCCTTGAAGAGGCCCGCATCCTGGCCGAGCGCTACGGCATCAAGCGTGCCGCCGCCGAGGCGCACCGGGATCTGGCGGCGGCCTACCAGGGTGCTGCTGACCCGGTGCAGGCAACTGAGCATCTCAAGACCGCGTACGCGCTCGACCTGGAGATCTACCGCCAGGAGAACTCGCAGCGCACGGCGGCCCTGATGGTCGAGCACCAGGCCGAGCGGGCCCGCGCCGAGGCAGAGGCCTACAGGATCCGCACGCTGGAACTGGCCGGGACAAACGCCGAACTTGAAAAAGCCAACCGCGAGAAGACCGCGCTGCTGGCGGCGCTGCAGGAGCAGTCCAAGCGGCTGGAGCGCCAGTTGCGCGAAGACGGCCTGACCGGCGTGTACAACCGCCGCCACATCGAGGAGCGGCTGCTGCAGGCCTTCGAGCAACACCGGCAGACGGGCCACCCGCTCGCCCTGCTGATGGTGGACCTCGACCACTTCAAGCAGATTAACGACCGTTTCTCCCACCCGGTGGGCGATGAGGTCCTCCGCCGGGCGGCGCGGCTCTTTCAGGACCTCTGCCGTCCCGGAAACCTGGTGGGCCGCTACGGCGGCGAGGAATTCCTGGTGGTGCTCCCCCACGCCACCCCCCAACAAGCAGCGGACATGGCCGAGCGGCTTCGCCTTGCGGTGCGGCATCATCCCTGGTCTGAGCTGGCACCAGACCTCGAGGTGACCCTGTCCATCGGCGTCTGCGCCCGGACGGACGTGCGCGACCACGAGAAGATGATCGCTCTGGCCGACGAGAAGCTGTACGAGGCCAAGGCGGCGGGCCGGGACCGCGTGGCCGCGTCACCGTAG
- a CDS encoding ABC transporter substrate-binding protein: MRHAKTLGLFALLALGTAAAQTLTVGLDADPPRLDPTLSSALVDRQVLNQIFDKLVDLDQNLKVVPMLARSWKVTNGGLTYTFALRPGVKFHDGTPLDANAVKFSLDRHMTLEGSARKSELKSVKEVRVLSPTSVQITLSQPYGPLLAVLADRSGMIVNPKAAQKAGKDFGNEPVGSGPFVFVSRKRQDNITLEANKSYWDGAPKIGRLVFRPFPDGDVRYANLLSGAVQVINPIDPKDISKLDKNARFDVMNYAGLGYQGIHLNTARAPFNNKAVRQALATVIDREAVDKVVFYNTVTPATGPFAPSSPVYIAGSAPKPDVALARRKLQEAGQSNLTFTLLTTPGSVTTQLAQLYQAMFAQAGINAKIEQVEFGTLLERSDKKDFDALILGWSGRPDPDGNIYEFFVTGGTNNYSGYSNKQVDALLNRARAQTAMSARKASYNVALNTIRSDVPYIFVYHQRNVLGMSRAVSGLKPIPDGIMRFKDVSLK, encoded by the coding sequence ATGCGCCACGCCAAGACCCTCGGACTGTTCGCCCTGCTGGCCCTCGGCACCGCTGCGGCCCAGACCCTCACGGTTGGGCTGGACGCCGACCCGCCGCGTCTCGACCCCACGCTGTCGAGCGCATTGGTCGACCGCCAGGTGCTCAACCAGATTTTCGACAAGCTGGTCGATCTCGACCAGAACCTCAAGGTCGTGCCGATGCTGGCCCGGTCCTGGAAGGTCACCAACGGCGGCCTGACCTATACCTTTGCCCTGCGCCCCGGCGTGAAATTCCACGACGGCACCCCGCTCGACGCCAACGCGGTGAAGTTCTCGCTGGACCGCCACATGACCCTGGAGGGCAGCGCCCGCAAGAGCGAGCTGAAAAGCGTCAAGGAGGTCCGGGTCCTCAGCCCCACCAGCGTGCAGATCACGCTCAGCCAGCCCTACGGCCCGCTGCTCGCGGTGCTCGCGGACCGCTCGGGCATGATCGTGAATCCCAAAGCGGCGCAGAAAGCCGGAAAGGACTTTGGCAACGAGCCGGTGGGCAGCGGCCCCTTCGTGTTCGTCAGCCGCAAGCGGCAGGACAACATCACGCTGGAAGCCAACAAGAGCTACTGGGACGGCGCGCCCAAGATCGGCCGACTGGTTTTCCGCCCCTTCCCGGACGGCGACGTGCGCTACGCCAACCTGCTCTCGGGCGCCGTGCAGGTCATCAATCCCATCGACCCCAAGGACATCTCGAAGCTGGACAAGAACGCCAGGTTCGACGTGATGAACTATGCCGGGCTGGGCTACCAGGGCATCCACCTCAACACGGCCCGCGCCCCCTTCAACAACAAGGCCGTGCGGCAGGCCCTCGCGACGGTGATCGACCGCGAGGCCGTTGACAAGGTCGTGTTCTACAACACGGTGACCCCCGCCACGGGGCCTTTCGCGCCCAGCTCACCCGTCTACATCGCCGGGAGCGCGCCCAAGCCCGACGTGGCCCTGGCCCGCCGCAAGCTTCAGGAGGCGGGCCAGAGCAACCTCACCTTTACCCTGCTGACCACGCCCGGCTCCGTCACCACCCAGCTCGCCCAGCTCTACCAGGCGATGTTCGCGCAGGCAGGGATCAACGCCAAGATCGAGCAGGTCGAGTTCGGGACCCTGCTGGAGCGTTCGGACAAAAAGGATTTCGACGCCCTGATCCTGGGCTGGAGCGGTCGCCCGGACCCCGACGGCAACATCTACGAGTTTTTCGTGACGGGCGGGACGAACAACTACTCCGGCTACAGCAACAAGCAGGTGGACGCCCTGCTGAACAGGGCACGCGCCCAGACGGCCATGTCGGCCCGCAAGGCCAGCTACAACGTGGCGCTCAACACCATCCGCAGCGACGTGCCCTACATCTTCGTGTACCACCAGCGCAACGTCCTGGGCATGAGCCGGGCCGTCAGCGGCCTGAAGCCCATCCCGGACGGCATCATGCGCTTCAAAGACGTGTCGCTGAAGTAG
- a CDS encoding FCD domain-containing protein, with translation MPSVIRKVKLSDTVANELLLLIRNGTYPSGTRLPPERELSARFGVSRASLRDAFRQLELLGQVEVRQGDGTYVRSPNAQTLSLPFRGLLSGSPQAALDLLEFRLLLEPEVAALAARRAAAGHAPAFELALNQQREAAARGLRLSKEDLQFHQLVAQTAGNPVILEVLALLRSLLSDLRTTALTGHLPELTIAQHGRIAQAILANDPERARTAMFDHLTAVVETSALKPTAQDRSSRPAGEVTL, from the coding sequence GTGCCGAGTGTCATCCGCAAGGTCAAACTGTCAGACACGGTCGCCAACGAGCTTCTGCTCCTTATTCGCAACGGGACGTACCCTAGTGGCACTCGCCTTCCGCCAGAGCGCGAACTCAGCGCCCGCTTCGGGGTGTCGCGGGCCAGCCTGCGCGACGCTTTTCGCCAGCTCGAACTGCTGGGGCAGGTGGAAGTCCGCCAGGGCGACGGAACTTACGTGCGCTCTCCCAACGCCCAGACCCTGAGTCTGCCCTTTCGCGGCCTGCTCAGCGGCAGTCCCCAGGCGGCCCTCGATCTGCTGGAATTCCGCCTGCTGCTGGAGCCGGAAGTCGCGGCCCTCGCCGCACGGCGCGCGGCGGCGGGGCACGCCCCGGCCTTCGAACTCGCCCTGAACCAGCAGCGTGAGGCGGCGGCGCGGGGCCTGCGGCTGTCCAAAGAGGACCTCCAGTTTCACCAGCTCGTCGCGCAGACGGCGGGCAATCCGGTCATCCTCGAAGTGCTCGCCCTGCTGCGTTCCCTGCTGAGCGACCTGCGGACCACGGCCCTGACCGGCCACCTGCCCGAACTTACTATCGCCCAGCATGGGCGCATCGCGCAGGCCATCCTCGCCAACGATCCCGAGCGCGCCAGGACCGCGATGTTTGACCACCTCACCGCCGTCGTCGAAACGTCCGCCCTCAAGCCCACGGCCCAGGACCGGTCTTCCCGCCCTGCCGGGGAAGTCACGCTGTGA
- a CDS encoding S8 family serine peptidase has product MMSSLLQNTMRLAGVAALLSACGTVPAGNGSPTAPPPAAALALPGATSTHVKVAEASASYGAWARASYGAWARATDDLWASTLPGGLRNTFAENLADWEAIHLAAGQAQAPHLGEGVMVAVVDTGLDLGHPAFADHLADAAHWRDFIGNDAVPQEEDGGTVSGHGTAVAGLILQVAPGATILPLRALKASGETPADTVAAAVRHAVASGADIINVSAVSGYDSTLTEAIREAAEQGVYVTLPTGNDGTRYVQYPARSSTQNTTLGQYAINAGAIRSDYTLTPWTNYGGNLEVLAPGDDLVTAGLNGTVVAVKGTSFAAPVLAGALALALGEAYSGDDRGRLAQQLGATATSVAPNNPNLAAGGSALLGQGAINVGAFLKSVR; this is encoded by the coding sequence ATGATGTCGTCCCTGCTCCAGAACACCATGCGGCTGGCCGGGGTTGCGGCCCTCCTGTCGGCCTGCGGCACCGTGCCGGCCGGAAATGGCTCGCCCACAGCGCCCCCCCCCGCGGCGGCCCTCGCTCTCCCAGGAGCCACCTCAACCCACGTCAAGGTGGCCGAGGCGAGCGCCTCTTATGGAGCCTGGGCCAGAGCGTCCTACGGGGCCTGGGCCAGGGCCACCGACGACCTCTGGGCCAGTACCCTCCCGGGTGGGCTGCGCAACACCTTTGCGGAGAACCTGGCCGACTGGGAAGCCATCCACCTCGCGGCGGGTCAGGCCCAGGCCCCTCATCTGGGCGAGGGCGTTATGGTCGCTGTGGTGGACACCGGCCTTGACCTGGGCCATCCCGCCTTTGCCGATCACCTCGCCGACGCCGCCCACTGGCGCGACTTTATCGGCAACGACGCCGTGCCCCAGGAGGAGGACGGCGGAACGGTGTCCGGTCACGGCACCGCCGTGGCAGGCCTGATCCTGCAGGTGGCCCCCGGCGCCACCATCCTGCCCCTGCGCGCCCTGAAGGCCAGCGGCGAGACGCCCGCAGATACCGTCGCGGCGGCCGTGCGTCACGCGGTCGCCAGCGGCGCAGACATCATCAACGTCTCGGCCGTGTCGGGGTACGACAGCACGCTCACCGAAGCGATCCGGGAGGCCGCCGAACAGGGAGTGTACGTGACGCTGCCCACCGGCAACGACGGCACGAGGTACGTTCAGTACCCTGCCAGAAGCAGCACCCAGAACACGACGCTGGGGCAGTACGCGATCAACGCCGGCGCGATCCGGAGCGATTACACACTCACGCCCTGGACCAACTACGGCGGCAACCTGGAAGTCCTCGCGCCCGGCGACGACCTGGTCACCGCAGGCCTGAACGGCACGGTCGTTGCCGTCAAGGGCACGTCTTTCGCCGCACCGGTCCTGGCAGGAGCGCTGGCGCTCGCCCTGGGAGAAGCCTACAGCGGGGACGACCGGGGACGCCTGGCGCAGCAGCTCGGCGCCACAGCCACCAGCGTGGCGCCGAACAACCCGAACCTCGCCGCCGGTGGATCGGCCCTGTTGGGCCAGGGGGCCATCAATGTGGGTGCCTTTCTGAAGAGCGTCCGTTAA